In Papaver somniferum cultivar HN1 chromosome 1, ASM357369v1, whole genome shotgun sequence, a genomic segment contains:
- the LOC113352431 gene encoding uncharacterized protein LOC113352431, whose product MIPFQVLYGYLPPHLDFPSTATTFVAVVEDYLKQRDVVIDLLKVTRHKSMERMKFFADQTITGRVFAVGDKVYLKLQPYRQTSVALRRNLKLPAKYYGPFTIVQRIGATAYKLQLPVESRIHPVFHVSQLNQHIGATHSPSPSLPVLMVLFWSFMQLSWTQQLSCAMVSLYLNCLLGGLMLPLKMLLT is encoded by the coding sequence ATGATCCCCTTCCAAGTACTCTATGGCTACCTTCCTCCACACCTAGATTTTCCCTCTACTGCCACCAcctttgttgctgttgttgaggaCTATTTAAAGCAGAGAGATGTTGTAATTGACTTATTGAAAGTTACTCGTCATAAATCCATGGAGAGGATGAAATTTTTTGCTGATCAGACAATAACTGGCAGAGTCTTTGCTGTAGGTGACAAGGTTTATCTGAAGTTGCAACCTTACCGACAAACTTCTGTGGCTCTGAGAAGAAACCTAAAATTGCCAGCCAAGTACTATGGACCATTTACTATTGTGCAGAGGATAGGTGCAACTGCTTACAAACTCCAGTTACCAGTAGAATCCAGGATTCATCCCGTCTTCCATGTTTCTCAACTTAATCAACATATTGGAGCAACCCACAGTCCATCTCCCTCACTGCCTGTACTGATGGTACTATTTTGGTCATTCATGCAATTGTCCTGGACTCAACAACTATCTTGCGCAATGGTTTCTCTGTACCTCAATTGCTTATTAGGTGGACTAATGCTTCCATTGAAGATGCTGCTCACATAG
- the LOC113304999 gene encoding calcium-dependent protein kinase 2-like translates to MGACLSKNKVTKPNKNNKVMGSEINKGYQIQQQSKPRIQEPIIHISKSPVAEILPMPPPPSQAHPQPAAPAQPQPAAAEKPRPQPQAQTQQCPPPLKPATVNPLKKTIQGPETILGKPYEDIKKLYTLGKELGRGQFGITYLCTEISTGQSYACKSILKRKLVKVSDKEDIRREIQIMQHLTGQQNIVEFKGAYEDQQSVHLVMELCEGGELFDRIIAQGHYSERAAAAICRSIVSVVNICHFMGVMHRDLKPENFLLSSKDEGALLKATDFGLSVFIEEGMVYRDIVGSAYYVAPEVLKRKYGKEIDVWSAGVMLYILLSGVPPFWAENEKGVFEAILLGEIDFASAPWPTISNSAKDLVSKMLTHDPKKRITAAEVLEHPWMREGGEASDQPINSAVLKRMKQFRAMNKLKKLALKVIAENLSEEDIKGLKQMFKNIDTDESGTITYEELKTGLAKLGSKLSEIEVKQLMDAADVDGNGTIDYIEFVSATMHRHRLERDEYLYKAFQFFDKDKSGFITVDELEVAMKDYGMGDEGSIKEIISEVDTDNDGKINYDEFCAMMRSGGPQTKLF, encoded by the exons ATGGGTGCTTGTTTAAGTAAGAACAAGGTTACAAAACCTaacaagaataacaaggttaTGGGATCAGAAATTAATAAAGGGTATCAAATTCAGCAGCAATCAAAACCTAGAATTCAAGAACCCATTATTCACATCTCTAAATCTCCCGTTGCAGAGATTCTTCCAATGCCTCCTCCTCCTTCCCAAGCACACCCACAGCCTGCAGCACCAGCACAACCACagcctgcagcagcagaaaagccacggcctcaaccacaggCGCAGACCCAGCAATGTCCTCCACCATTAAAACCTGCAACAGTAAACCCATTAAAAAAAACTATTCAAGGACCAGAAACAATTCTAGGGAAGCCGTACGAAGACATTAAGAAACTGTATACTCTTGGGAAAGAATTAGGTAGAGGTCAATTTGGGATAACTTATCTTTGTACTGAAATATCAACAGGGCAATCTTATGCTTGCAAATCTATATTGAAGAGGAAGCTTGTTAAAGTTAGTGATAAAGAAGATATAAGGAGAGAAATTCAGATTATGCAACATTTAACAGGTCAACAGAATATTGTTGAATTTAAAGGGGCTTATGAAGATCAGCAATCTGTTCATCTTGTTATGGAACTTTGTGAAGGTGGAGAGCTTTTTGATAGAATTATTGCTCAAGGTCATTACTCTGAAAGAGCTGCAGCAGCTATTTGTAGGTCAATTGTAAGTGTTGTGAATATTTGCCATTTCATGGGTGTTATGCATCGTGACTTGAAACCAGAAAATTTCTTGCTCTCTAGTAAGGATGAAGGTGCATTATTGAAGGCTACTGATTTTGGGTTGTCTGTCTTTATTGAAGAAG GCATGGTTTACCGGGATATCGTGGGCAGTGCCTATTATGTTGCTCCTGAAGTATTGAAGCGTAAGTATGGTAAAGAAATCGATGTTTGGAGTGCAGGGGTCATGTTGTATATTCTTCTCAGTGGAGTACCTCCTTTTTGGGCAG AAAATGAAAAGGGAGTATTTGAAGCTATTTTATTAGGAGAAATTGACTTTGCAAGTGCTCCATGGCCTACAATATCGAATAGTGCCAAAGATTTGGTTTCAAAGATGCTGACACATGATCCAAAAAAGCGGATTACTGCTGCAGAAGTTCTTG AACACCCATGGATGAGAGAAGGTGGAGAGGCATCAGACCAACCAATAAACAGTGCAGTTCTGAAAAGGATGAAGCAATTTAGAGCGATGAACAAGCTCAAGAAACTTGCACTGAAG GTCATCGCTGAGAACCTTTCCGAGGAAGATATCAAAGGCTTAAAACAAATGTTCAAAAACATCGACACTGATGAGAGTGGCACAATCACCTATGAAGAACTGAAAACGGGTTTAGCTAAACTTGGTTCCAAGCTATCTGAAATTGAAGTCAAGCAACTCATGGATGCT GCTGATGTTGATGGAAACGGGACAATTGATTATATCGAGTTTGTAAGCGCAACTATGCACAGACACCGGCTAGAAAGAGATGAATATCTGTACAAAGCCTTTCAATTTTTTGATAAAGATAAGAGCGG TTTTATTACAGTAGATGAATTGGAAGTTGCAATGAAGGATTATGGGATGGGTGACGAAGGAAGCATTAAAGAAATAATATCAGAAGTGGATACAGATAAT GATGGGAAGATCAACTACGACGAGTTTTGTGCGATGATGAGAAGTGGAGGGCCACAGACAAAGCTCTTCTAG
- the LOC113305003 gene encoding peroxidase 42-like — protein MVSSKVLFLFALSTLALQISAFADSNEKNEENPGLVMNFYKGSCPQAEDIIKEQVKLLYKRHKNTAFSWLRNLFHDCAVESCDASLLLDSTKKELSEKETDRSFGLRNFRYLDTIKEAVERECPQVVSCADILVLSARDGIVALGGPQIPLKTGRRDGRKSRAQILEQYLPDHNESISVVLDRFSSMGINTPGLVALLGAHSVGRTHCVKLVHRLYPEVSPEINPDHVEHMLHKCPDAIPDPKAVQYVRNDRGTPMILDNNYYRNILDNKGLLIVDHLLATDPRTKPYVKKMAKSADYWSKEFSRAITILSENNPLTGTKGEIRKHCSVANKHHSSV, from the exons atggtTTCCTCCAAAGTTCTCTTCTTATTTGCTTTGTCAACTTTAGCTCTGCAAATATCTGCTTTTGCAGATAGTaatgagaaaaatgaagaaaacccAGGACTTGTTATGAACTTTTACAAAGGTTCATGTCCTCAAGCTGAAGACATCATCAAAGAACAAGTCAAGCTTCTCTACAAACGTCACAAAAACACTGCATTTTCATGGTTGAGAAACCTTTTTCATGACTGTGCTGTTGAA TCTTGTGATGCTTCACTTCTGCTTGATTCAACAAAGAAGGAATTGTCTGAGAAGGAGACTGATAGAAGTTTTGGGCTAAGAAATTTCAGATACCTTGACACCATCAAAGAAGCTGTTGAAAGAGAGTGCCCTCAAGTCGTTTCTTGTGCAGATATCCTTGTCTTGTCTGCTAGAGATGGCATTGTTGCA cTTGGAGGTCCACAGATCCCTCTAAAAACAGGAAGAAGAGATGGTAGGAAGAGCCGTGCACAAATCCTCGAGCAGTACCTCCCCGATCACAACGAAAGCATCTCCGTTGTTCTTGACAGATTTTCCTCCATGGGTATTAATACCCCTGGGCTCGTCGCCTTGTTAG GTGCTCACAGTGTGGGAAGGACTCACTGTGTCAAACTGGTGCATCGTTTGTACCCAGAGGTGTCCCCTGAAATCAACCCTGACCATGTTGAACACATGCTCCACAAATGCCCTGATGCAATTCCCGATCCAAAGGCCGTTCAGTACGTGAGGAACGACCGTGGCACACCCATGATCCTGGACAATAATTACTACAGAAACATATTGGACAACAAGGGTTTGCTCATAGTGGACCACCTGCTAGCTACAGACCCCAGGACTAAGCCGTATGTAAAGAAAATGGCAAAGAGTGCAGACTACTGGTCCAAGGAGTTTTCAAGAGCCATTACCATTCTTTCTGAAAATAACCCTCTTACTGGTACTAAGGGTGAGATCAGAAAGCATTGCAGTGTTGCAAACAAACACCACTCTAGTGTATGA
- the LOC113304991 gene encoding tRNA wybutosine-synthesizing protein 2/3/4-like encodes MSNTKEPKPSPSLAKLYLLLSTERPREMKFEKRKAATLAEMASTEIDKSPKGTIDEPIFPLLKTLNLHPSYFSTSSCSGRISILSQPPPNITNTSKKKAKGGSWILISHEPVDPDSVINLLFPDSTTIRTTQEDGELVFRFEPFILAVECKDISSAQSLVSMAISCGFRESGITSVQKRVIIAIRCSIRLEVPLGSTGKILVSPDYVRFLVKTANDKMELNRKRTDGFLLVLESKFLCNRDCGNEDEEMMDNCPERSSENFESAESIVDGGANSGEAGLDDHSGLPRDTPCSISVSKMTITGKPVDKLFVWGRSMCALNNIHLNEVLVFGGFGGVGRHARRNDTLILDTQTGDLKAINIDGSPSPRLGHTSLVVGECIFVIGGREDPTKILNEVWVLNTAKSEWRLLECTGSTFHPRHRHAAAVVGSNIYVFGGLNNEKIYSSMHVLDVEKLQWSEVSIQGELPSARHSHSMVSNGFDLLMFGGYDGEKALGDLYSFDTKTCMWMKKKTAGRTPSPRFSHSMFVYKHFLGIVGGCPVKQHFEEVALLDLHLGLWKHVTLNSVGKDLLVRSTVNVVGDDLVIVGGGASCYAFGAKFSEPMKMSLLPFTSSHGSIMCSETEQYRMKQGNIAVTESNNSNPLDTSSDVQISDRASNLIDNAEAHASSKHWVLQLERKYAKLAKDIVKKFGWLDLGRKVYSCEDGHHICLPVTIKFYTLFVNKRKQALIDGIDFIDGVHPMESAKDERISINDVSCPTALNLLLVYGGSIVIDEVASVRKTPKSPQKIMVEAVGSLINHKGLPENLLEQIPTRWERLGDIVVLPVTSFKDQLWESLGEELWLTIAKAIGTRRLARQGRIAPTGTRDSTLEILVGDSGWVDHRENGILYSFDVTKCMFSWGNLSEKLRVARLDCKDEVIVDLFAGIGYFVLPFLVGAKAEQVYACEWNPHAIEALRRNVQLNSVADRCIILEGDNQVTAPKRVADRVSLGLLPTSEASWITAVRALRIEGGMLHVHGNVKDSEETSWSEYVAKSISDIAISEGNHWEVSVQHVQRVKWYGPHIRHLVADVRCKQFQM; translated from the exons ATGTCAAATACCAAAGAGCCTAAACCCTCGCCCTCACTAGCTAAGCTGTATCTACTACTTTCCACGGAGAGACCGAGAGAGATGAAGTTCGAGAAGAGAAAAGCAGCCACACTTGCAGAAATGGCTTCGACAGAGATCGACAAATCACCCAAAGGAACAATAGACGAACCAATATTTCCActtctcaaaaccctaaatttgcaccCTTCTTACTTCAGTACCAGTTCTTGTTCTGGTCGTATTTCAATTCTCTCACAACCTCCTCCCAACATTACCAACACCAGTAAGAAGAAAGCTAAAGGGGGTTCATGGATTCTAATTTCccatgaaccagttgatccagacTCAGTTATTAACCTTCTCTTCCCAGACTCAACAACCATTCGGACTACTCAAGAAGACGGTGAACTTGTTTTCAGGTTTGAGCCTTTTATACTTGCTGTTGAATGTAAAGATATATCATCAGCTCAATCACTCGTTTCAATGGCGATATCTTGTGGGTTTAGGGAATCAGGTATTACTAGTGTTCAAAAACGTGTTATTATTGCTATTAGATGTTCAATTAGGTTAGAAGTTCCTTTAGGTTCAACTGGAAAGATATTAGTTTCGCCTGATTACGTTAGGTTTCTTGTAAAGACTGCTAATGATAAAATGGAACTTAATAGAAAGAGAACTGATGGGTTTTTACTGGTTTTGGAGAGTAAGTTTTTGTGTAATCGAGATTGTGGGAATGAAGATGAAGAGATGATGGATAATTGCCCTGAAAggagttctgagaattttgagtCGGCTGAATCCATAGTTGATGGTGGTGCCAATTCTGGGGAAGCAGGACTTGATGATCATTCAG GATTACCGAGAGATACTCCTTGCAGCATTTCTGTTTCCAAGATGACAATTACTGGAAAACCAGTTGACAAGCTTTTTGTATGGGGTCGCTCCATGTGTGCTCTAAATAACATACACCTGAATGAAGTTCTGGTATTCGGTGGTTTTGGTGGTGTAGGAAGACATGCTCGAAGAAACGATACTCTAATTCTGGATACCCAAACTGGTGATTTGAAGGCAATAAACATTGATGGATCTCCTTCTCCACGCTTGGGTCATACATCTTTGGTAGTTGGGGAATGTATTTTTGTTATTGGAGGAAGGGAAGATCCTACAAAAATTCTTAATGAGGTGTGGGTCTTAAATACAGCTAAGAGCGAATGGAGATTGCTGGAGTGTACAGGCAGTACGTTCCATCCTAG GCATCGTCatgcagctgcggttgtaggtTCAAATATATATGTATTTGGTGGTCTTAACAATGaaaaaatatattcttccatgcATGTTTTGGATGTGGAAAAACTGCAGTGGAGTGAGGTAAGCATCCAGGGGGAACTACCATCTGCTCGTCATTCCCATTCAATGGTCTCGAATGGGTTTGATTTGTTAATGTTTGGTGGATATGATGGTGAAAAAGCATTAGGAGACCTTTACAGTTTTGACACTAAAACATGCAtgtggatgaagaagaagacagcaGGGAGAACCCCTTCACCAAGGTTCTCTCATTCTATGTTTGTCTATAAGCATTTTCTTGGCATTGTCGGGGGATGTCCTGTCAAGCAACATTTTGAAGAGGTGGCGCTACTTGATTTGCATCTTGGTTTATGGAAGCATGTGACACTGAATTCTGTCGGCAAGGACCTCCTTGTTCGTAGCACAGTCAATGTTGTCGGTGATGATCTTGTTATCGTCGGTGGTGGGGCATCATGTTATGCGTTTGGGGCAAAGTTTAGTGAGCCAATGAAAATGAGCTTGCTACCATTTACATCTTCACATGGTAGTATTATGTGTTCCGAGACAGAGCAATACCGTATGAAACAAGGGAATATTGCAGTAACAGAGAGTAATAATAGTAACCCACTAGACACAAGTAGTGATGTACAGATTTCGGACAGAGCTTCTAATTTAATTGACAATGCTGAAGCACACGCTAGTTCTAAACACTGGGTTCTTCAGCTCGAAAGAAAATATGCTAAGTTAGCGAAGGACATAGTAAAAAAGTTTGGGTGGTTAGATCTTGGAAGAAAGGTTTATTCTTGTGAAGATGGCCATCATATTTGTTTACCTGTTACTATAAAGTTCTATACTTTATTTGTTAACAAAAGAAAGCAGGCTTTGATAGATGGAATTGATTTTATTGATGGCGTTCATCCTATGGAATCAGCTAAGGATGAGAGGATATCTATAAATGATGTTTCTTGCCCAACTGCATTAAATCTTCTGTTGGTATATGGTGGCTCTATAGTTATAGATGAAGTAGCTAGTGTCCGAAAAACACCAAAATCTCCCCAAAAGATAATGGTCGAAGCTGTTGGTTCTTTGATAAATCACAAGGGGTTACCAGAGAACTTGCTGGAGCAGATACCTACAAG ATGGGAACGACTGGGGGATATTGTGGTACTTCCAGTTACATCGTTCAAGGATCAACTGTGGGAGTCACTGGGGGAGGAGCTTTGGCTTACAATTGCTAAAGCAATTGGTACACGTCGCCTCGCTCGTCAA GGTCGAATTGCTCCAACTGGAACAAGGGATAGTACTTTGGAGATCCTTGTAGGAGACAGTGGTTGGGTAGATCATCGTGAAAATGGAATCCTGTATTCTTTTGATGTGACTAAGTGCATGTTTTCGTGGGGAAATCTTTCGGAGAAGCTTCGTGTGGCCCGTCTGGACTGCAAGGATGAAGTTATTGTGGACCTGTTTGCTGGAATTGGATACTTTGTGCTGCCATTTCTCGTTGG AGCCAAGGCAGAACAGGTTTATGCCTGCGAGTGGAATCCCCATGCTATTGAAGCCCTTCGGCGCAATGTTCAATTAAATTCAGTGGCCGACCGGTGTATCATACTTGAGGGAGATAACCAAGTCACAGCACCTAAA AGGGTTGCTGATCGTGTCAGTCTTGGTTTACTGCCTACTAGTGAGGCGAGTTGGATTACTGCTGTTAGGGCATTAAG GATTGAAGGAGGGATGTTGCATGTCCACGGGAATGTGAAGGATTCGGAGGAGACTTCTTGGTCAGAATACGTAGCGAAGTCAATTAGTGACATTGCTATTTCCGAAG GTAACCATTGGGAGGTTTCAGTGCAACACGTCCAGAGAGTGAAATGGTATGGACCTCACATCCGCCACCTTGTTGCAGATGTAAGATGTAAACAATTTCAGATGTAG